One Odocoileus virginianus isolate 20LAN1187 ecotype Illinois chromosome 6, Ovbor_1.2, whole genome shotgun sequence DNA segment encodes these proteins:
- the ZNF410 gene encoding zinc finger protein 410 isoform X1 codes for MLSDELESKPELLVQFVQNTSIPLGQGLVESEAKDITCLSLLPVTEASECSRLMLPDDTPNHMNSSKEVPSSAVLRSLQVNVGPDGEETRAQTVQKSPEFLSTPESPSLLQDLQPSDSTSFILLNLTRAGLGSSAEHLVFVQDEAEDSGNDFLSSESTDSSIPWFLRVQELAHDSLIAATRAQLAKNAKTSSSGENVHLSSGDGQPKDSGPLPQMEKKLKCTVEGCDRTFVWPAHFKYHLKTHRNDRSFICPAAGCGKSFYVLQRLKVHMRTHNGEKPFVCPESNCGKQFTTAGNLKNHLRIHTGEKPFLCEAQGCGRSFAEYSSLRKHLVVHSGEKPHQCQVCGKTFSQSGSRNVHMRKHHLQMGAAGSQEQEPAAEPLMGSSLLEEASVTSKNLVSMNSQPSLGGESLNLPNTNSILGVDDEVLAEGSPRPLSSVPDVTHHLVTMQSGRQSYEVSVLTAVNPQELLNQGDLTERRT; via the exons ATGTTATCAGATGAGTTAGAATCCAAACCAGAG CTCCTGGTACAGTTTGTTCAGAATACGTCCATCCCCCTGGGACAGGGGTTAGTAGAATCAGAAGCTAAAGACATAACTTGCTTGTCCCTACTTCCAGTGACTGAAGCCTCAGAATGCAGTCGGCTAATGTTACCAG ATGATACTCCAAATCATATGAACTCCTCCAAGGAGGTTCCTTCCTCAGCTGTGTTGAGAAGCCTTCAGGTGAATGTGGGTCCAGACGGAGAAGAGACGAGGGCTCAGACTGTACAGAAGTCTCCAGAGTTTTTGTCCACTCCAGAGTCCCCTAGCTTGTTGCAAGATCTACAGCCAAGTGATAGcacttcttttattcttcttaacCTAACAAGAGCag GTCTGGGCTCTTCAGCCGAACACTTGGTATTTGTGCAAGATGAGGCAGAGGATTCAGGGAATGATTTCCTCTCCAGTGAGAGCACAGACAGTAGCATTCCCTGGTTCCTCCGGGTTCAGGAGTTGGCCCATGACAGTTTGATTGCTGCTACTcgggctcagctggcaaagaatgcAAAAACCAGCAGCAGTG GAGAAAATGTCCACCTTAGTTCTGGTGATGGGCAACCCAAAGATTCTGGGCCCCTTCCTCAAATGGAGAAGAAGCTCAAGTGTACAGTTGAAGGCTGTGACCGGACATTTGTGTGGCCAGCTCATTTTAAGTACCACCTCAAAACTCATCG aaacgACCGCTCCTTTATCTGCCCTGCAGCAGGTTGTGGGAAAAGCTTCTATGTTCTACAGAGGCTGAAGGTGCACATGAGGACCCACAATGGGGAGAAGCCCTTTGTGTGCCCTGAGTCCAACTGTGGTAAGCAGTTCACAACAGCTGGAAACCTGAAGAACCACCTGCGCATCCATACAG GAGAGAAGCCTTTCCTTTGTGAAGCCCAAGGATGTGGCCGTTCCTTTGCTGAGTATTCTAGTCTTCGAAAACATTTGGTGGTTCACTCAG GAGAGAAGCCACATCAGTGTCAAGTCTGTGGAAAGACCTTCTCTCAGAGTGGGAGTAGGAATGTGCACATGAGAAAGCATCACTTGCAGATGGGAGCAGCTGGGAGTCAAGAGCAGGAACCAGCTG CTGAGCCACTAATGGGCAGTAGTTTGCTTGAAGAGGCTTCAGTAACCAGTAAAAACCTGGTGTCTATGAATTCTCAGCCCAGCCTTGGTGGAGAATCCTTGAACCTACCAAATACCAATTCTATCCTAGGAGTTGATGATG AGGTGCTTGCTGAAGGATCCCCACGTCCTCTGTCTTCAGTGCCTGATGTGACACATCACCTGGTGACCATGCAGTCAGGGAGGCAGTCGTATGAGGTTTCTGTCTTAACTGCTGTAAATCCGCAGGAG TTACTAAACCAAGGAGATTTAACTGAAAGACGGACATGA
- the ZNF410 gene encoding zinc finger protein 410 isoform X2, translating into MLSDELESKPELLVQFVQNTSIPLGQGLVESEAKDITCLSLLPVTEASECSRLMLPDDTPNHMNSSKEVPSSAVLRSLQVNVGPDGEETRAQTVQKSPEFLSTPESPSLLQDLQPSDSTSFILLNLTRAGLGSSAEHLVFVQDEAEDSGNDFLSSESTDSSIPWFLRVQELAHDSLIAATRAQLAKNAKTSSSGENVHLSSGDGQPKDSGPLPQMEKKLKCTVEGCDRTFVWPAHFKYHLKTHRNDRSFICPAAGCGKSFYVLQRLKVHMRTHNGEKPFVCPESNCGKQFTTAGNLKNHLRIHTGEKPFLCEAQGCGRSFAEYSSLRKHLVVHSGEKPHQCQVCGKTFSQSGSRNVHMRKHHLQMGAAGSQEQEPAAEPLMGSSLLEEASVTSKNLVSMNSQPSLGGESLNLPNTNSILGVDDEVLAEGSPRPLSSVPDVTHHLVTMQSGRQSYEVSVLTAVNPQEDILLP; encoded by the exons ATGTTATCAGATGAGTTAGAATCCAAACCAGAG CTCCTGGTACAGTTTGTTCAGAATACGTCCATCCCCCTGGGACAGGGGTTAGTAGAATCAGAAGCTAAAGACATAACTTGCTTGTCCCTACTTCCAGTGACTGAAGCCTCAGAATGCAGTCGGCTAATGTTACCAG ATGATACTCCAAATCATATGAACTCCTCCAAGGAGGTTCCTTCCTCAGCTGTGTTGAGAAGCCTTCAGGTGAATGTGGGTCCAGACGGAGAAGAGACGAGGGCTCAGACTGTACAGAAGTCTCCAGAGTTTTTGTCCACTCCAGAGTCCCCTAGCTTGTTGCAAGATCTACAGCCAAGTGATAGcacttcttttattcttcttaacCTAACAAGAGCag GTCTGGGCTCTTCAGCCGAACACTTGGTATTTGTGCAAGATGAGGCAGAGGATTCAGGGAATGATTTCCTCTCCAGTGAGAGCACAGACAGTAGCATTCCCTGGTTCCTCCGGGTTCAGGAGTTGGCCCATGACAGTTTGATTGCTGCTACTcgggctcagctggcaaagaatgcAAAAACCAGCAGCAGTG GAGAAAATGTCCACCTTAGTTCTGGTGATGGGCAACCCAAAGATTCTGGGCCCCTTCCTCAAATGGAGAAGAAGCTCAAGTGTACAGTTGAAGGCTGTGACCGGACATTTGTGTGGCCAGCTCATTTTAAGTACCACCTCAAAACTCATCG aaacgACCGCTCCTTTATCTGCCCTGCAGCAGGTTGTGGGAAAAGCTTCTATGTTCTACAGAGGCTGAAGGTGCACATGAGGACCCACAATGGGGAGAAGCCCTTTGTGTGCCCTGAGTCCAACTGTGGTAAGCAGTTCACAACAGCTGGAAACCTGAAGAACCACCTGCGCATCCATACAG GAGAGAAGCCTTTCCTTTGTGAAGCCCAAGGATGTGGCCGTTCCTTTGCTGAGTATTCTAGTCTTCGAAAACATTTGGTGGTTCACTCAG GAGAGAAGCCACATCAGTGTCAAGTCTGTGGAAAGACCTTCTCTCAGAGTGGGAGTAGGAATGTGCACATGAGAAAGCATCACTTGCAGATGGGAGCAGCTGGGAGTCAAGAGCAGGAACCAGCTG CTGAGCCACTAATGGGCAGTAGTTTGCTTGAAGAGGCTTCAGTAACCAGTAAAAACCTGGTGTCTATGAATTCTCAGCCCAGCCTTGGTGGAGAATCCTTGAACCTACCAAATACCAATTCTATCCTAGGAGTTGATGATG AGGTGCTTGCTGAAGGATCCCCACGTCCTCTGTCTTCAGTGCCTGATGTGACACATCACCTGGTGACCATGCAGTCAGGGAGGCAGTCGTATGAGGTTTCTGTCTTAACTGCTGTAAATCCGCAGGAG gaTATCTTACTGCCATAG
- the ZNF410 gene encoding zinc finger protein 410 isoform X4: MLSDELESKPELLVQFVQNTSIPLGQGLVESEAKDITCLSLLPVTEASECSRLMLPDDTPNHMNSSKEVPSSAVLRSLQVNVGPDGEETRAQTVQKSPEFLSTPESPSLLQDLQPSDSTSFILLNLTRAGLGSSAEHLVFVQDEAEDSGNDFLSSESTDSSIPWFLRVQELAHDSLIAATRAQLAKNAKTSSSGENVHLSSGDGQPKDSGPLPQMEKKLKCTVEGCDRTFVWPAHFKYHLKTHRNDRSFICPAAGCGKSFYVLQRLKVHMRTHNGEKPFVCPESNCGKQFTTAGNLKNHLRIHTGEKPFLCEAQGCGRSFAEYSSLRKHLVVHSGEKPHQCQVCGKTFSQSGSRNVHMRKHHLQMGAAGSQEQEPAAEPLMGSSLLEEASVTSKNLVSMNSQPSLGGESLNLPNTNSILGVDDVMEELNF; encoded by the exons ATGTTATCAGATGAGTTAGAATCCAAACCAGAG CTCCTGGTACAGTTTGTTCAGAATACGTCCATCCCCCTGGGACAGGGGTTAGTAGAATCAGAAGCTAAAGACATAACTTGCTTGTCCCTACTTCCAGTGACTGAAGCCTCAGAATGCAGTCGGCTAATGTTACCAG ATGATACTCCAAATCATATGAACTCCTCCAAGGAGGTTCCTTCCTCAGCTGTGTTGAGAAGCCTTCAGGTGAATGTGGGTCCAGACGGAGAAGAGACGAGGGCTCAGACTGTACAGAAGTCTCCAGAGTTTTTGTCCACTCCAGAGTCCCCTAGCTTGTTGCAAGATCTACAGCCAAGTGATAGcacttcttttattcttcttaacCTAACAAGAGCag GTCTGGGCTCTTCAGCCGAACACTTGGTATTTGTGCAAGATGAGGCAGAGGATTCAGGGAATGATTTCCTCTCCAGTGAGAGCACAGACAGTAGCATTCCCTGGTTCCTCCGGGTTCAGGAGTTGGCCCATGACAGTTTGATTGCTGCTACTcgggctcagctggcaaagaatgcAAAAACCAGCAGCAGTG GAGAAAATGTCCACCTTAGTTCTGGTGATGGGCAACCCAAAGATTCTGGGCCCCTTCCTCAAATGGAGAAGAAGCTCAAGTGTACAGTTGAAGGCTGTGACCGGACATTTGTGTGGCCAGCTCATTTTAAGTACCACCTCAAAACTCATCG aaacgACCGCTCCTTTATCTGCCCTGCAGCAGGTTGTGGGAAAAGCTTCTATGTTCTACAGAGGCTGAAGGTGCACATGAGGACCCACAATGGGGAGAAGCCCTTTGTGTGCCCTGAGTCCAACTGTGGTAAGCAGTTCACAACAGCTGGAAACCTGAAGAACCACCTGCGCATCCATACAG GAGAGAAGCCTTTCCTTTGTGAAGCCCAAGGATGTGGCCGTTCCTTTGCTGAGTATTCTAGTCTTCGAAAACATTTGGTGGTTCACTCAG GAGAGAAGCCACATCAGTGTCAAGTCTGTGGAAAGACCTTCTCTCAGAGTGGGAGTAGGAATGTGCACATGAGAAAGCATCACTTGCAGATGGGAGCAGCTGGGAGTCAAGAGCAGGAACCAGCTG CTGAGCCACTAATGGGCAGTAGTTTGCTTGAAGAGGCTTCAGTAACCAGTAAAAACCTGGTGTCTATGAATTCTCAGCCCAGCCTTGGTGGAGAATCCTTGAACCTACCAAATACCAATTCTATCCTAGGAGTTGATGATG TTATGGAAGaacttaacttttaa
- the ZNF410 gene encoding zinc finger protein 410 isoform X3 yields the protein MLSDELESKPELLVQFVQNTSIPLGQGLVESEAKDITCLSLLPVTEASECSRLMLPDDTPNHMNSSKEVPSSAVLRSLQVNVGPDGEETRAQTVQKSPEFLSTPESPSLLQDLQPSDSTSFILLNLTRAGLGSSAEHLVFVQDEAEDSGNDFLSSESTDSSIPWFLRVQELAHDSLIAATRAQLAKNAKTSSSGENVHLSSGDGQPKDSGPLPQMEKKLKCTVEGCDRTFVWPAHFKYHLKTHRNDRSFICPAAGCGKSFYVLQRLKVHMRTHNGEKPFVCPESNCGKQFTTAGNLKNHLRIHTGEKPFLCEAQGCGRSFAEYSSLRKHLVVHSGEKPHQCQVCGKTFSQSGSRNVHMRKHHLQMGAAGSQEQEPAEVLAEGSPRPLSSVPDVTHHLVTMQSGRQSYEVSVLTAVNPQELLNQGDLTERRT from the exons ATGTTATCAGATGAGTTAGAATCCAAACCAGAG CTCCTGGTACAGTTTGTTCAGAATACGTCCATCCCCCTGGGACAGGGGTTAGTAGAATCAGAAGCTAAAGACATAACTTGCTTGTCCCTACTTCCAGTGACTGAAGCCTCAGAATGCAGTCGGCTAATGTTACCAG ATGATACTCCAAATCATATGAACTCCTCCAAGGAGGTTCCTTCCTCAGCTGTGTTGAGAAGCCTTCAGGTGAATGTGGGTCCAGACGGAGAAGAGACGAGGGCTCAGACTGTACAGAAGTCTCCAGAGTTTTTGTCCACTCCAGAGTCCCCTAGCTTGTTGCAAGATCTACAGCCAAGTGATAGcacttcttttattcttcttaacCTAACAAGAGCag GTCTGGGCTCTTCAGCCGAACACTTGGTATTTGTGCAAGATGAGGCAGAGGATTCAGGGAATGATTTCCTCTCCAGTGAGAGCACAGACAGTAGCATTCCCTGGTTCCTCCGGGTTCAGGAGTTGGCCCATGACAGTTTGATTGCTGCTACTcgggctcagctggcaaagaatgcAAAAACCAGCAGCAGTG GAGAAAATGTCCACCTTAGTTCTGGTGATGGGCAACCCAAAGATTCTGGGCCCCTTCCTCAAATGGAGAAGAAGCTCAAGTGTACAGTTGAAGGCTGTGACCGGACATTTGTGTGGCCAGCTCATTTTAAGTACCACCTCAAAACTCATCG aaacgACCGCTCCTTTATCTGCCCTGCAGCAGGTTGTGGGAAAAGCTTCTATGTTCTACAGAGGCTGAAGGTGCACATGAGGACCCACAATGGGGAGAAGCCCTTTGTGTGCCCTGAGTCCAACTGTGGTAAGCAGTTCACAACAGCTGGAAACCTGAAGAACCACCTGCGCATCCATACAG GAGAGAAGCCTTTCCTTTGTGAAGCCCAAGGATGTGGCCGTTCCTTTGCTGAGTATTCTAGTCTTCGAAAACATTTGGTGGTTCACTCAG GAGAGAAGCCACATCAGTGTCAAGTCTGTGGAAAGACCTTCTCTCAGAGTGGGAGTAGGAATGTGCACATGAGAAAGCATCACTTGCAGATGGGAGCAGCTGGGAGTCAAGAGCAGGAACCAGCTG AGGTGCTTGCTGAAGGATCCCCACGTCCTCTGTCTTCAGTGCCTGATGTGACACATCACCTGGTGACCATGCAGTCAGGGAGGCAGTCGTATGAGGTTTCTGTCTTAACTGCTGTAAATCCGCAGGAG TTACTAAACCAAGGAGATTTAACTGAAAGACGGACATGA